Proteins encoded within one genomic window of candidate division WOR-3 bacterium:
- a CDS encoding radical SAM protein, with protein MDRVSKVKLLIESAKYDLCGDCFLSEDVKRVKDISHSKWIYPELLPDGKKVRLLKVLYSNYCENDCAYCSISKFMNIRRVSFTPQELADVFINLYHRGIVSGLFLSSGVKRDPERTMQELIDTVWLLRNKYHFKGFIHLKILPGVSIQSVEEAVKLASRVSVNLEAPDDVYLKRVSSKKDLAKDLLEKLSKISAIKESHPDILKDGFTTQFVVGAAGENDLQIFKRVYDLYRNLRLSRAYYSAFQPVPGTPLENKPPTNITREVRLYQVDYLLRRYGFNLEEIVFDEAGFLPLTKDPKELWALQHIDFFPVEITKADYFELLRIPGIGPKTARWILKVKENLSVHSLLNALKVYPNLRKALPYITVKGKRPARIALQGALFQSETQEV; from the coding sequence ATGGACCGCGTATCAAAAGTCAAACTTCTCATCGAATCAGCTAAGTATGACTTATGTGGTGACTGTTTCCTTTCAGAAGATGTAAAGAGAGTAAAAGACATATCCCACTCTAAATGGATTTACCCTGAACTTCTACCCGATGGTAAAAAAGTTCGGCTTTTAAAGGTTCTATACTCCAACTACTGCGAAAACGATTGTGCCTATTGTTCTATATCCAAATTTATGAACATAAGGAGAGTTTCTTTTACTCCCCAGGAACTGGCTGACGTTTTCATTAATCTTTATCATAGAGGAATTGTGAGCGGTTTGTTCCTTTCTTCAGGGGTCAAAAGAGATCCTGAAAGGACTATGCAGGAACTCATTGATACCGTTTGGCTTTTAAGAAATAAATATCACTTCAAAGGTTTCATCCACCTGAAAATCCTGCCCGGGGTTTCCATTCAGAGTGTTGAAGAAGCAGTAAAGTTGGCGTCGAGGGTTTCTGTTAATTTAGAAGCACCGGACGATGTTTACTTAAAGAGAGTCTCGTCAAAAAAAGACCTTGCAAAGGATCTATTAGAGAAGCTCAGCAAAATTTCCGCTATAAAAGAGAGTCACCCTGATATTTTGAAGGATGGGTTCACAACCCAGTTTGTTGTTGGAGCTGCAGGAGAAAATGACCTTCAAATTTTTAAAAGGGTTTATGATCTTTATAGAAATCTTAGGCTTTCAAGGGCTTATTATAGCGCTTTCCAGCCCGTTCCAGGAACTCCGCTGGAAAACAAGCCACCTACAAATATAACAAGAGAAGTAAGACTTTACCAAGTAGATTATTTATTGAGGAGGTACGGGTTTAACCTTGAAGAAATTGTTTTCGATGAGGCGGGGTTTCTGCCATTAACGAAGGATCCAAAGGAATTGTGGGCTTTGCAACATATTGATTTCTTTCCTGTAGAAATCACTAAGGCTGACTATTTTGAACTTTTAAGGATCCCTGGAATTGGCCCAAAGACTGCAAGGTGGATACTAAAAGTGAAGGAAAACCTTTCTGTCCATTCGCTGCTTAATGCTTTAAAGGTTTACCCAAACCTGAGGAAGGCTTTGCCTTATATCACTGTTAAAGGCAAAAGACCTGCCAGGATAGCCTTACAGGGTGCGCTTTTCCAAAGTGAAACTCAGGAGGTTTAA
- a CDS encoding transglutaminase-like domain-containing protein, with translation MWPLILVILIQNSSLLKKADEMRVGEWAKFIWEYSAPVDRANFNEENFLKHLLAIKVNMERLPWGKNLTKELIYPYVIPPRVSQEPLENFTWLYRDTLYNLVKDCSSIEEAILKVNEWCFIHMEYKPTDPWDQSATATLKRGFGRCEEMTILFMKALRTVAIPVRYVYTPWWPFTESNHAWVEVWTEKGWKFLGSAEPTDLNFAWFREPSKKAGIVLAVAFGNIKGSTDEIIRRYRNYTVLNITKNYTNPFVLKVRVFDGGRLAKDVSFSINVWNYSAFVPVWACSLSKGVGSFALGRTDFLLYAQKGDKRAFYFLRPTRDTVEVKLKLGKNLELDTLFTMRTVRTLPDTERPKYSPDLEHLQQARAEYFEKLEFPFRDSINDTILIKIFTESRGNWPALWNFYKNHGNLASVFKVYLSRFESKDLVMLDTVGLCDELCYMDSALKLSRAPQVLVDSFVIPPRIYYEEFGFYRKALYSRFKAMYDEESFDNKLLSWVKKNIRRVNSKEFYKPFQSPVQTLLLKQGSDREIYVFISAVFRTFGIPAKLTDDLNGVQYYVNGWKVFTFEGKTPKKLETGKIKLTFSRDGIDVTKELQYYYNFSIQKFKDYPVRLDVEGSNEDSAVFFELVPGEYYLMYGFRNALGDVFGKSRKFNVKKDSTQSIFLDVSFPLEWLKEGDLVVRTVNLDRLKELLEGYELERGNYLIAWVNLASEASKSSLNSAVTELRNFTGRLVIMTSDTLSAISYLKDKNLYGDVFKIDSEELSKAGFMKEPSFILLLNGRVAFFVEGLTLNLGDLIRKFTPR, from the coding sequence ATGTGGCCTTTGATCCTTGTAATACTCATTCAAAATAGTTCATTATTAAAGAAGGCTGATGAAATGAGAGTAGGTGAGTGGGCTAAATTTATTTGGGAGTATTCTGCTCCTGTGGACCGAGCCAATTTTAATGAAGAAAACTTTTTAAAGCACCTTTTAGCGATAAAAGTAAACATGGAGAGGCTCCCCTGGGGGAAAAATTTGACAAAGGAGCTTATTTATCCTTATGTTATACCGCCACGGGTTTCCCAAGAACCTCTGGAAAACTTTACCTGGCTTTACAGAGATACTCTCTATAATCTGGTAAAAGATTGTAGCTCCATAGAAGAGGCAATTCTGAAGGTTAACGAATGGTGTTTTATTCACATGGAGTACAAACCTACCGATCCATGGGATCAATCGGCAACAGCAACTCTGAAAAGGGGATTTGGAAGATGCGAGGAAATGACGATCCTTTTTATGAAGGCTCTGAGAACAGTGGCAATTCCCGTTCGTTATGTTTATACGCCCTGGTGGCCCTTCACCGAGTCTAACCATGCATGGGTAGAGGTCTGGACTGAAAAGGGGTGGAAGTTTCTTGGATCGGCAGAGCCAACGGACCTGAATTTTGCCTGGTTTCGAGAACCTTCTAAGAAGGCGGGAATCGTACTTGCTGTTGCCTTTGGCAATATCAAAGGCTCTACTGATGAAATTATAAGAAGGTACAGAAATTACACGGTGTTGAACATAACAAAGAATTACACAAATCCTTTTGTTTTGAAAGTAAGGGTTTTTGATGGCGGTAGACTCGCAAAGGATGTTTCATTCTCCATTAATGTGTGGAACTATTCTGCCTTTGTACCCGTTTGGGCCTGCAGTTTAAGTAAAGGTGTTGGATCTTTTGCTCTCGGTAGAACCGATTTTCTTCTCTATGCTCAAAAAGGTGATAAAAGGGCTTTTTACTTTTTGAGACCCACGAGAGATACCGTTGAAGTTAAATTAAAACTCGGCAAAAATTTAGAACTTGATACATTGTTTACGATGCGGACAGTTCGGACTCTTCCAGATACTGAGAGGCCTAAGTATTCACCGGATTTAGAGCATCTTCAGCAGGCGCGTGCGGAGTATTTCGAAAAGCTGGAGTTTCCATTCAGGGACTCAATAAACGACACAATTTTAATCAAGATTTTCACCGAATCAAGGGGAAACTGGCCTGCATTGTGGAATTTTTACAAAAATCACGGCAATTTGGCGTCTGTTTTTAAGGTTTATCTATCAAGATTTGAATCTAAGGACCTTGTAATGCTTGATACCGTTGGGCTTTGTGATGAACTCTGCTATATGGATAGCGCTTTAAAATTGTCAAGGGCGCCACAAGTTCTTGTGGACAGCTTTGTTATCCCGCCCAGGATTTATTACGAAGAATTTGGATTTTATAGGAAAGCATTGTACAGCAGGTTTAAAGCAATGTATGATGAAGAGTCTTTTGATAATAAGTTGCTGAGTTGGGTTAAGAAAAACATCAGGAGGGTTAATTCAAAGGAGTTTTACAAGCCTTTTCAGAGCCCAGTTCAGACGCTATTGCTTAAGCAGGGGAGTGACAGGGAAATATATGTGTTTATTTCTGCCGTCTTTAGAACCTTTGGCATCCCTGCAAAGCTAACCGATGATTTAAACGGAGTACAATATTATGTCAATGGGTGGAAAGTTTTTACCTTTGAAGGCAAGACCCCTAAAAAACTTGAGACTGGAAAGATAAAGTTGACCTTTTCCAGAGACGGCATTGATGTGACAAAGGAATTGCAGTACTACTACAACTTTTCTATCCAGAAATTTAAAGATTATCCTGTGAGGCTTGATGTTGAAGGAAGTAATGAAGATTCAGCTGTGTTTTTTGAGCTTGTCCCAGGTGAATATTATTTGATGTACGGTTTTAGGAATGCATTGGGTGATGTTTTTGGCAAAAGCCGGAAATTTAATGTCAAGAAAGATAGTACTCAGTCGATTTTTCTTGATGTCTCCTTCCCCTTGGAATGGCTAAAAGAGGGAGACTTAGTCGTCAGGACCGTAAACCTTGATAGGCTTAAAGAGTTACTTGAGGGTTACGAACTCGAAAGGGGAAATTATTTGATCGCATGGGTTAATCTTGCATCTGAAGCCTCTAAGTCTTCATTAAATTCCGCTGTGACAGAACTTCGAAACTTTACAGGAAGACTGGTGATAATGACTTCGGACACACTTTCTGCTATCTCGTACCTGAAGGATAAAAATCTCTACGGTGATGTGTTCAAAATCGATTCTGAAGAGTTGAGCAAAGCGGGATTTATGAAGGAACCTTCTTTTATCCTCCTCCTTAATGGAAGAGTTGCATTTTTTGTAGAAGGCTTAACGTTGAACTTGGGAGACCTAATTAGAAAATTTACTCCGAGATAA
- a CDS encoding DUF3160 domain-containing protein: MLAIIVFASLILGNNDSKREAILKEKGFVAVKSNENHFTTIYKRIKDKNEPMYITIDPLLHGVHLIYDFTLRTLETEQFYADLKTILYKLDARFRELKEAKNREIKEASMTNLAYIEVANKLLDPEFKVDNDVKEIVEAELNLIFEHSGFDTSKVLKVLEDYSQYIPRGHYTRSDTLKRYFLSMMWLGRMPFYISIDKENFKRNLFLTRCAILMAWVISQDSEVQKLYSRIYEMTSYLVGESDDLNFIELTPFVYKQFPGFPVGFSDDSQILEFMKLASTLRKPSIYSTWFRDVDKPEAVLLSCKFMSQRFIPDAYIFQNLVYSKVGTRAKPRLFPRGLDLLAVLGNDRAKDILINYYKENQYANYTKMLDSLEKWSKAIKIEEWHKNAYWHWLYIIKTMNETPHFPASLNVNAVAYRDKLLVTQQGFWAELRHDTILYAKQSYTAKVTAFRPEPLIPDVKVEPLPKSYREILSFLDSFKNKLTTYGFENETILEKIDELKELTQNILEACELQSSNKPLPLDKAKYLYSFGEILDRIYTFPSSFAQNEEDALLPLVADVHTDVNSGQVLEVAIGYPLEIYVKGKGKTYRGAMFSYYEFKQPMKERMTDKDWQEKANSTPLEKWIFFISE, translated from the coding sequence ATGCTGGCAATAATTGTTTTCGCATCCTTAATTTTAGGCAACAATGATAGTAAAAGGGAGGCCATCCTGAAAGAAAAGGGATTCGTAGCAGTAAAGAGCAACGAGAATCATTTCACCACAATTTACAAACGAATCAAAGATAAAAATGAGCCAATGTATATCACTATCGATCCCCTTCTCCACGGCGTCCACCTAATTTATGATTTCACTCTTAGAACCCTTGAAACAGAGCAATTTTATGCGGATTTAAAAACAATACTCTACAAATTAGATGCAAGGTTCCGAGAACTTAAAGAGGCAAAAAATCGGGAAATTAAAGAAGCCTCGATGACAAACCTCGCCTACATTGAAGTTGCCAACAAGCTCTTGGACCCAGAATTTAAGGTAGATAATGACGTGAAAGAAATTGTTGAAGCGGAACTAAACTTAATTTTTGAACATTCCGGATTTGACACCTCAAAGGTATTAAAGGTTCTTGAGGATTACTCCCAATACATTCCTCGTGGACACTATACAAGAAGTGATACCCTCAAAAGATATTTCCTCAGTATGATGTGGCTTGGAAGAATGCCCTTCTACATTTCCATAGACAAAGAAAACTTTAAGCGTAACCTTTTCCTGACAAGGTGTGCAATTTTGATGGCATGGGTTATCTCTCAGGATTCGGAAGTTCAAAAACTTTACAGTCGCATTTACGAAATGACATCCTATCTTGTGGGAGAAAGCGATGACCTGAATTTCATCGAGTTAACACCCTTTGTATATAAACAGTTTCCTGGGTTCCCAGTAGGGTTTTCCGATGATTCTCAGATTTTAGAATTTATGAAGTTGGCTTCCACTCTCAGAAAACCTTCAATTTATTCGACATGGTTCAGAGATGTTGACAAACCAGAAGCGGTCCTCCTCTCTTGTAAATTCATGTCTCAGAGATTCATTCCCGATGCCTATATCTTTCAAAATCTTGTTTATTCCAAGGTCGGAACAAGAGCAAAGCCACGCCTCTTCCCGAGGGGATTGGACCTATTAGCTGTTCTCGGGAATGACAGAGCAAAGGATATACTCATAAACTATTACAAAGAGAACCAATATGCAAATTATACAAAGATGCTGGACAGCCTCGAAAAATGGTCTAAGGCCATCAAAATTGAGGAGTGGCATAAAAATGCCTACTGGCACTGGCTATACATAATAAAAACGATGAATGAGACACCTCATTTCCCTGCTTCTTTAAATGTGAATGCCGTTGCTTATCGGGATAAACTTTTAGTAACTCAGCAGGGATTTTGGGCAGAACTCAGGCATGATACAATTCTTTACGCAAAGCAAAGTTATACAGCAAAGGTGACGGCCTTTAGACCCGAGCCTCTTATCCCAGATGTAAAGGTAGAGCCCTTGCCAAAGAGCTATCGCGAAATCCTGAGCTTCTTAGATTCCTTCAAAAACAAGCTCACCACCTATGGCTTTGAAAATGAAACTATTCTTGAGAAAATAGACGAGTTAAAGGAACTGACACAGAATATCTTGGAAGCTTGCGAATTACAGTCCTCTAACAAACCCTTACCCTTAGATAAAGCCAAGTATCTCTACTCCTTCGGCGAGATACTGGACAGAATTTACACCTTCCCATCCTCCTTTGCTCAGAATGAAGAAGATGCACTATTACCATTAGTTGCCGATGTACACACTGATGTAAATTCAGGACAAGTTCTTGAAGTGGCAATAGGGTATCCACTGGAAATTTATGTTAAGGGAAAGGGGAAGACCTATAGAGGTGCGATGTTTTCCTACTATGAGTTCAAACAGCCGATGAAAGAAAGGATGACGGACAAAGATTGGCAAGAAAAAGCGAATTCTACACCTTTAGAAAAGTGGATTTTCTTTATCTCGGAGTAA
- a CDS encoding vWA domain-containing protein: MSRLKVLIIMGVVLLLSSCIKLPDNTPELKELRLLGDAVPQSDFQSTGKFNLNVIALDNEDNVIRLSDNQAHVILDSVKPSIGSYKIQLVDVTYVQPSSTGKIKVALLLDSSGSMEWNDPNRVRVTASKDFIRLLLSNNNLHKAGIFDFAGSSGDANGDGIDDYYLRVLQDFVYVSDTTGLFTAADSATELGGTPLYLSLWYLLDYVYNRRESGYGHAILVLTDGEDNESDPITSDSVINKAKNYGIPIYAVGLGDTGSVDFTELKRVANSTGGVFANAVEANALETVFNSMGFGLSQGYSKVIAKITPIPGTGSSIFGKIKITSGGNTLTKIWQFVAP; encoded by the coding sequence GTTGTCGAGCTGTATTAAGTTGCCCGATAACACGCCAGAACTTAAAGAGTTGCGGCTCTTGGGTGACGCTGTCCCTCAATCGGATTTCCAGTCCACCGGAAAATTCAATCTTAATGTTATAGCGCTGGATAATGAAGACAATGTGATAAGGCTCTCTGATAATCAAGCTCATGTTATTTTAGATTCAGTTAAACCTTCGATTGGTTCTTATAAAATCCAGCTTGTTGATGTTACCTACGTCCAGCCGAGTTCTACCGGGAAAATAAAAGTGGCCTTGTTACTCGATTCCAGTGGCAGTATGGAATGGAATGATCCAAATAGGGTAAGAGTTACGGCTTCAAAGGATTTTATAAGACTGCTTTTATCGAATAATAACTTACACAAGGCCGGAATCTTCGATTTTGCAGGAAGTAGTGGGGACGCCAATGGTGATGGGATAGATGACTACTATTTGAGAGTTCTGCAGGATTTTGTTTATGTTTCAGATACTACTGGCCTCTTTACTGCCGCCGATAGTGCAACTGAATTAGGTGGGACTCCCCTGTATTTGTCTCTCTGGTATCTTCTCGATTATGTATACAATAGAAGAGAGTCGGGATATGGTCACGCAATTCTTGTGCTGACAGACGGTGAAGATAATGAAAGTGACCCAATTACCAGTGATAGCGTAATAAACAAGGCGAAAAACTATGGAATTCCTATATATGCGGTGGGACTTGGAGATACCGGTAGTGTTGATTTTACTGAATTAAAGCGGGTTGCAAATTCTACAGGCGGTGTTTTCGCTAATGCAGTTGAGGCAAATGCTCTCGAAACCGTTTTCAATTCGATGGGATTTGGCTTATCGCAAGGATATAGCAAGGTGATTGCTAAGATAACTCCCATCCCTGGTACGGGCTCTTCAATATTTGGGAAGATTAAAATTACTTCTGGTGGAAATACGTTGACTAAGATATGGCAATTTGTTGCACCATAA
- the bfr gene encoding bacterioferritin yields the protein MKGNEKILEVLNDLLADEITAINQYIVHAEMCESWGYEKLNKMIEDRAKVEMKHMEMLIKRILFLEGNPTVTKLKKVMIGSTVEEMFKNDWQAEYDAIEAYNKAVKLCADLGDNGTKTLLESILNDEENHIDEIEEQLDQIKQMGIQNYLAKQ from the coding sequence ATGAAGGGAAATGAGAAAATACTGGAAGTACTAAATGATTTACTGGCCGATGAAATAACGGCCATAAATCAGTATATTGTACATGCTGAAATGTGTGAAAGCTGGGGCTACGAGAAACTAAACAAGATGATCGAAGATAGAGCAAAAGTAGAAATGAAACATATGGAAATGCTTATAAAGAGAATCCTTTTCCTCGAAGGAAATCCGACAGTTACAAAATTGAAAAAGGTAATGATAGGCTCTACAGTGGAGGAGATGTTCAAAAATGACTGGCAAGCAGAATATGATGCTATCGAGGCCTATAACAAAGCTGTTAAGCTCTGTGCAGATCTTGGTGACAATGGGACAAAGACCTTGTTAGAGTCAATTTTAAACGACGAGGAAAACCATATTGACGAAATAGAAGAGCAACTTGATCAAATCAAACAGATGGGTATACAGAATTACTTAGCGAAACAATAA